The genomic DNA GCCGACAGCGTCGAACGTCTCTTCGCCGATGGGGCGTTGCGCACCGTCCCCGGCTCCTTCTACGAATTTATCAGCCGCGACATCGATCCCGAAACGGGCAGGCTCGACCTCGCCTTCGACACCGGCAACGCCACCGGCATCTTTGCCATGACCAGTGCGCTGGCGGGCGCGACACGGTGAGCATGATGCTCCAGTCCTTCGATCCGGCGTCACGCGAACTGGTCTGGGAAGGCCGGGTCGCGAGCGCGGACGACTGTAACCGCGCCATCGACGCCGCCCGCGCCGCGCTGCCCGGCTGGCGCGCGCTGCCAGTGGATGACCGCATCGCCATCGCCCGCCGCTATGCGCAGATATTGGGAGAACGGCGCGCGGCGCTGGCCGAACTCATCTCGCGCGAAACGGGCAAGCTATTGTGGGAAAGCGACGCCGAAATCGGATCGATGATCGCCAAGGTCGAGGTGTCGATCAGGGCGCATGGCGAGCGCACCGGCGAACGCGCCGCTGACATGCCCTTTGGCCGCGCGGTGCTGCGCCATCGCGGCCATGGTGTGATGGCGGTGCTGGGGCCGTATAATTTCCCCGGCCATCTGCCCAATGGTCATATCGTCCCGGCGCTGATCGCGGGCAATGCCGTTGTGTTCAAACCGTCGGAAATCACCCCCGCCACCGGCGCGGCCATGGCCGACGCCTGGACCGCCGCCGGCCTCCCCGACGGACTTCTGCGCGTGGTGCAGGGCGGCCGATCGACCGGCGAGGCGCTGGTCGCGGGCGACATTGACGGGTTGCTCTTCACCGGATCGGCGGGCGCCGGCGCGGCGCTGCGCCGCGCGCTGGTAGACCGGCCGCATGTCATCATGGCGCTGGAACTGGGCGGCAATAATCCGCTGATCGCCTGGGACAGTCCTGATGCCGCCGCATCGATCATCGTCAATTCCGCCTTCATCACCACCGGCCAGCGCTGTTCCTGCGCCCGCCGGTTGATCGTGCCAGAAGGCGCGACCGGCGACGCGATCGTGGAAGCGACCGCCGCGCTCGCCGCCCAATTGCCGATCGCCGCCTGGAACGAAGCTGGCGATGCCTTCATGGGGCCGCTGGTGTCGGATCAGGCCGCCGCCGCCGCCCATCGCGCGGTCAGCGACCTGATCGCGCGCGGGGCCAGGGCCATCCGCCCGTTCGACGGGATCGACGGCCATAGCGCCGCCTTCGTCACGCCGGCCCTGCTCGACATGACCGGCATCGACGCCCCCGACGCCGAGATTTTCGCGCCGGTCCTGTCAGTCGTCCGCGTGCCCGATTTCGATACGGCGATCGCCGCCGCCAACGCCACCAGCTTCGGCCTGTCCGCCGGCCTCATCTCGCAGGACGAAACCCTGTGGCAGCGCGTGGTCGAGGAAAGCCGCGCCGGCGT from Sphingobium sp. CAP-1 includes the following:
- the astD gene encoding succinylglutamate-semialdehyde dehydrogenase, with product MMLQSFDPASRELVWEGRVASADDCNRAIDAARAALPGWRALPVDDRIAIARRYAQILGERRAALAELISRETGKLLWESDAEIGSMIAKVEVSIRAHGERTGERAADMPFGRAVLRHRGHGVMAVLGPYNFPGHLPNGHIVPALIAGNAVVFKPSEITPATGAAMADAWTAAGLPDGLLRVVQGGRSTGEALVAGDIDGLLFTGSAGAGAALRRALVDRPHVIMALELGGNNPLIAWDSPDAAASIIVNSAFITTGQRCSCARRLIVPEGATGDAIVEATAALAAQLPIAAWNEAGDAFMGPLVSDQAAAAAHRAVSDLIARGARAIRPFDGIDGHSAAFVTPALLDMTGIDAPDAEIFAPVLSVVRVPDFDTAIAAANATSFGLSAGLISQDETLWQRVVEESRAGVVNRNRPTTGAAGNMPFGGLGASGNHRPSAYYAADYCAYPIASFEADAVAPVPVNGLHNQSA